One Brachybacterium aquaticum genomic region harbors:
- a CDS encoding MmcQ/YjbR family DNA-binding protein has protein sequence MAHPQMFDDDDPVLERVRRIALALPGAAEKISHGRPAFHTVKVHCYYGGSRKLEGEWVQHPHSVLLHLPESEAAALAEDPRSFVPAYLGPSGWLGIDLDARTDDVELAELLEESYRTVAPKRLIAELDARGES, from the coding sequence ATGGCGCATCCGCAGATGTTCGACGATGACGATCCGGTGCTCGAGCGCGTGCGCAGGATCGCCCTGGCCCTGCCCGGGGCGGCGGAGAAGATCAGCCATGGCCGCCCCGCCTTCCACACCGTGAAGGTGCACTGCTACTACGGCGGCTCGCGCAAGCTCGAGGGGGAGTGGGTGCAGCATCCGCACTCCGTGCTGCTGCACCTGCCGGAGTCCGAGGCGGCGGCGCTCGCCGAGGACCCGCGCAGCTTCGTGCCCGCGTATCTGGGGCCGTCCGGCTGGCTCGGCATCGACCTGGATGCGCGCACGGACGACGTCGAGCTCGCCGAGCTCCTCGAGGAGTCCTACCGCACCGTCGCCCCCAAGCGACTGATCGCCGAGCTCGACGCGCGCGGAGAGAGCTGA
- a CDS encoding DNA glycosylase AlkZ-like family protein, producing the protein MTAPSPMTSLDASRALAWRLHRHGLDAPSADGAAEVAERVLALRAWPHDLAELAIGIRSAHPAPGALARALETGEVVAAYALRGGSTALTASAASVLLRVRATTRVWETARYQRQGRFALEDWAPLRESVRRVLADGPRTRAEISAHLARDPALRHLAEAATGIGADSLYKPLHWWGDICFGPPRDGTATFRLVREGEHRPEHQDLDEAGPEAVRLYLAAYGPATEENLLYFLAEGLSAPRRRVLGWLADLGDEVTTVQLTGPSNAASGSATSEAQAPTRTPSLAYVLTADLDRITATEPTEAVRLVPGFDPWIMGPGTADPRLLAPARRALASRGAHLMLRGGVVTGTWRRSGDALTIDWFPEAGLSPRALLEDEARRVAGVVAAVGGAAPDRDLRITITDSA; encoded by the coding sequence ATGACCGCGCCCTCGCCCATGACCTCGCTCGATGCCTCCCGCGCTCTCGCCTGGCGTCTGCACCGCCACGGCCTGGATGCCCCGTCGGCCGACGGAGCCGCCGAGGTGGCCGAGCGGGTCCTCGCGCTGCGGGCCTGGCCGCACGACCTCGCCGAGCTCGCGATCGGGATCCGCAGCGCGCACCCTGCGCCGGGCGCGCTCGCGAGGGCCCTGGAGACCGGCGAGGTGGTCGCCGCCTATGCGCTGCGGGGCGGGTCGACCGCGCTCACCGCGTCGGCGGCGTCGGTGCTGCTGCGCGTGAGGGCGACGACCCGGGTGTGGGAGACGGCGCGGTACCAGCGCCAGGGACGCTTCGCCCTCGAGGACTGGGCCCCGTTGCGCGAGAGCGTGCGCCGAGTCCTGGCCGACGGGCCGCGGACCCGGGCGGAGATCAGCGCCCACCTCGCCCGCGACCCGGCGCTGCGCCACCTCGCGGAGGCCGCGACGGGCATCGGCGCGGACAGCCTGTACAAGCCTCTGCACTGGTGGGGCGACATCTGCTTCGGCCCGCCGCGGGACGGGACGGCGACCTTCCGCCTGGTGCGCGAGGGTGAGCACCGCCCCGAACACCAGGATCTCGACGAGGCAGGGCCCGAGGCCGTGCGTCTGTACCTCGCCGCCTACGGTCCGGCGACCGAGGAGAACCTGCTGTACTTCCTCGCCGAGGGGCTGAGCGCGCCGCGCCGCCGGGTGCTCGGCTGGCTCGCGGACCTCGGCGACGAGGTGACGACGGTGCAGCTCACCGGGCCGAGCAATGCGGCCTCGGGATCAGCGACGTCGGAGGCGCAGGCCCCCACCCGGACCCCGTCGCTGGCTTACGTGCTCACCGCCGACCTCGACCGGATCACGGCGACGGAGCCGACCGAGGCGGTGCGCCTGGTGCCCGGCTTCGACCCCTGGATCATGGGCCCGGGCACGGCCGACCCGCGCCTCCTCGCCCCGGCCCGCCGCGCCCTCGCCTCGCGCGGCGCACACCTGATGCTCCGCGGCGGCGTCGTCACCGGCACCTGGCGGAGGTCCGGCGACGCGCTGACCATCGACTGGTTCCCCGAGGCGGGCCTCTCACCGCGCGCCCTGCTCGAGGACGAAGCCCGCCGCGTCGCCGGGGTCGTCGCAGCCGTCGGGGGCGCCGCACCGGATCGGGACCTGCGCATCACGATCACCGACAGCGCCTAG
- a CDS encoding serine hydrolase domain-containing protein → MSTPTSPAVRLLESAVLTGTVPGGIIAHGRDPEPVARGAMAVDGPPLEADAIMRIQSMTKAITAVAALRLVEQGVLALDDPVGRWLPELAAPRLLTSPGAQLDDTVPADAPITLRHLLTCTSGVGMILEESPLQRAMAERGLEAGSAPWTLPAGDWLAALGTLPLVGQPGRVWRYHHSFSVLGILLSRVTGTSLQAHLRETLFAPLGMVDIGLWVPEEKRDRLPAAYSVAGEDEEPGTGRTAADGLAGLVELEPLGGGPLVGDPGHDVSHGELVSTAADYLRFLRALRDGELVSPAHLRLLSTDQVPAAAKQPDSFFPGFWNGTGWGFGVSVVTAGAHAGRWGWSGGAGTDFFVDPDGTLGLLLTQVEMGERIFELLGAMQELPGPTA, encoded by the coding sequence ATGTCGACGCCGACCTCCCCTGCCGTCCGCCTGCTCGAGAGCGCTGTGCTCACCGGGACCGTGCCCGGCGGGATCATCGCCCACGGCCGCGACCCCGAACCGGTCGCCCGCGGGGCGATGGCGGTGGACGGTCCGCCACTCGAGGCCGACGCGATCATGCGCATCCAGTCGATGACCAAGGCGATCACCGCCGTCGCCGCACTGCGCCTGGTCGAGCAGGGCGTGCTCGCTCTCGACGACCCCGTCGGCCGCTGGCTCCCCGAGCTCGCCGCGCCCCGCCTGCTCACGAGCCCCGGCGCGCAGCTCGACGACACCGTCCCCGCGGACGCGCCGATCACCCTCCGCCACCTGCTGACCTGCACCTCCGGGGTGGGGATGATCCTCGAGGAGAGCCCCTTGCAGCGGGCCATGGCCGAGCGCGGCCTCGAGGCGGGATCGGCGCCCTGGACCCTCCCGGCCGGCGACTGGCTCGCCGCGCTCGGCACACTGCCGCTGGTCGGGCAGCCCGGGCGGGTGTGGCGCTACCACCACTCCTTCAGCGTGCTCGGGATCCTGCTCTCGCGCGTGACCGGCACGAGCCTCCAGGCGCACCTGCGCGAGACCCTCTTCGCGCCGCTCGGGATGGTGGACATCGGGCTGTGGGTGCCCGAGGAGAAGCGCGACCGACTGCCGGCCGCGTACTCGGTGGCGGGCGAGGACGAGGAACCCGGCACCGGACGCACGGCGGCCGACGGGCTCGCGGGCCTGGTCGAGCTCGAGCCGCTCGGCGGCGGGCCGCTGGTGGGAGATCCCGGGCACGACGTCAGCCACGGCGAGCTCGTCTCCACAGCCGCCGACTACCTGCGCTTCCTGCGCGCGCTGCGCGACGGGGAGCTCGTCTCCCCCGCGCACCTGCGCCTGCTCAGCACCGACCAGGTGCCCGCCGCCGCGAAACAGCCGGACTCGTTCTTCCCCGGCTTCTGGAACGGCACCGGATGGGGCTTCGGCGTCTCGGTGGTGACCGCCGGCGCGCATGCGGGCCGGTGGGGCTGGTCCGGCGGGGCGGGCACCGACTTCTTCGTCGACCCCGACGGGACGCTCGGCCTGCTGCTCACCCAGGTGGAGATGGGCGAGCGGATCTTCGAACTGCTGGGGGCGATGCAGGAGCTGCCCGGTCCGACAGCCTGA
- a CDS encoding nucleoside hydrolase has product MTLPLLVDCDTGIDDAIALTYLACRDDVEVAGIVSTGGNVPAATVHRNNLVLSELLGLDAPVALGADRPLVEPPMFADDTHGPTGLGHAVLPEPTRTEDPRRGAQLWVDLARERPGELVGLVLGPHTNLALALEIEPELPRLLRRLHVMGGAINHRGNTGATSEWNIAVDPEAAQRVLAAFASAPRLPVLGALQATEQIAFTAAELDRLEHLAGSTSPPVARILADAVRFYFEFHEADGFGWMAHVHDPLVTAHAVTGEFAETRPLPVDVELAGTLTRGQTVGDELGRWGREPTVDLMTDVRPTEFVEHLLSTLEAGLGDRRQTTPDGERV; this is encoded by the coding sequence ATGACGCTCCCCCTCCTGGTCGACTGCGACACCGGCATCGACGACGCGATCGCCCTGACCTACCTCGCCTGCCGCGACGACGTGGAGGTGGCGGGGATCGTCTCCACCGGCGGGAACGTCCCGGCCGCGACCGTGCACCGCAACAACCTCGTCCTCTCCGAGCTGCTCGGCCTCGACGCTCCGGTCGCGCTCGGCGCGGACCGCCCGCTCGTGGAGCCGCCGATGTTCGCCGACGACACCCACGGGCCGACGGGCCTCGGTCACGCTGTGCTGCCGGAGCCGACCCGCACCGAAGATCCGCGGCGCGGCGCGCAGCTGTGGGTGGACCTCGCACGCGAGCGGCCCGGGGAGCTCGTGGGCCTCGTGCTCGGCCCGCACACGAACCTCGCGCTCGCCCTCGAGATCGAGCCGGAGCTGCCGCGGCTGCTGCGCCGCCTGCACGTGATGGGCGGGGCGATCAACCACCGCGGCAACACCGGCGCGACCAGCGAGTGGAACATCGCCGTGGATCCCGAGGCGGCGCAGCGCGTGCTCGCCGCCTTCGCCTCCGCGCCGCGCCTGCCCGTGCTCGGCGCGCTCCAGGCGACCGAGCAGATCGCCTTCACCGCGGCGGAGCTGGACCGGCTCGAGCACCTCGCGGGCTCGACCTCCCCTCCGGTCGCGCGGATCCTCGCCGACGCGGTGCGCTTCTACTTCGAGTTCCATGAGGCCGACGGGTTCGGGTGGATGGCGCACGTGCACGACCCGCTGGTCACCGCCCACGCGGTCACGGGCGAGTTCGCCGAGACCCGGCCGCTGCCGGTCGACGTGGAGCTGGCCGGCACCCTCACCCGCGGCCAGACCGTCGGCGACGAGCTGGGCCGCTGGGGCCGCGAGCCCACGGTGGACCTGATGACCGACGTGCGGCCGACGGAGTTCGTCGAGCACCTGCTCAGCACCCTCGAGGCAGGGCTCGGGGACAGGCGGCAGACCACTCCCGACGGCGAACGTGTCTGA
- a CDS encoding pirin family protein, which produces MSTFEDFVLLAPREVPLGGLRGMTVHRTLPARATSLIGAWCFVDHFGPDDVSATDGMRVARHPHTGLATVSWLFDGAITHRDSIGSHSLVRPGDVDLMVAGSGITHSEFSTLDTTVLHGVQLWYALPDRARFREQEFTVHTPPEHATARAAVRVGLGGFRATDEDGAALEDRSPVVTDTALGMVQIDLRAGSRLHLELEAGHEHGILVDRGAARLSTVRPGDAGPDSSTPGASTELVHDAAERDLVVLPDGVDHLDLAATGDTDLRVMLLSGEPLGEDIIMWWNFVGRTHEEIVAFRARYQAEIGVELALEDAPIADIARERGGLAADDEQFGPFADHTPTALPAPGLPNGRLRSRGRRELPA; this is translated from the coding sequence ATGAGCACCTTCGAGGACTTCGTCCTCCTGGCCCCGCGGGAGGTGCCCCTCGGCGGGCTGCGCGGGATGACCGTGCACCGCACCCTCCCGGCCCGCGCCACCTCGCTCATCGGCGCCTGGTGCTTCGTGGACCACTTCGGGCCGGACGACGTCTCCGCGACCGACGGGATGCGGGTCGCGCGCCACCCCCACACGGGCCTCGCCACCGTGTCGTGGCTGTTCGACGGCGCGATCACCCACCGCGACTCGATCGGCAGCCACTCCCTGGTCCGCCCCGGGGACGTGGACCTCATGGTCGCTGGCTCCGGGATCACCCACTCGGAGTTCTCCACCCTGGACACCACCGTCCTCCACGGCGTGCAGCTCTGGTACGCGCTGCCGGACCGCGCCCGGTTCCGTGAGCAGGAGTTCACCGTCCACACCCCGCCCGAGCACGCGACCGCACGGGCCGCGGTGCGGGTGGGGCTCGGCGGCTTCCGCGCCACCGATGAGGACGGCGCCGCGCTCGAGGACCGCAGCCCCGTGGTCACCGACACCGCGCTCGGCATGGTGCAGATCGACCTGCGCGCCGGGTCGAGGCTGCACCTCGAGCTCGAGGCCGGGCACGAGCACGGCATCCTCGTGGACCGCGGCGCGGCCCGGCTCTCGACCGTGCGCCCGGGCGACGCGGGCCCCGACTCCAGCACGCCCGGCGCGTCGACGGAGCTCGTCCACGACGCGGCCGAGCGGGACCTGGTCGTGCTGCCCGACGGGGTGGACCACCTCGACCTCGCCGCGACCGGCGACACGGACCTGCGCGTCATGCTGCTCAGCGGTGAGCCGCTCGGCGAGGACATCATCATGTGGTGGAACTTCGTGGGCCGAACCCACGAGGAGATCGTCGCCTTCCGCGCCCGCTACCAGGCGGAGATCGGCGTCGAGCTCGCCCTCGAGGACGCCCCGATCGCCGACATCGCCCGCGAGCGCGGCGGGCTCGCAGCGGACGACGAGCAGTTCGGCCCGTTCGCGGACCACACGCCGACCGCGCTGCCGGCGCCCGGTCTGCCGAACGGTCGACTCCGCTCCCGCGGACGCCGCGAACTGCCCGCCTGA